A section of the Rossellomorea marisflavi genome encodes:
- a CDS encoding fluoride efflux transporter FluC: MIYVWVGVAGAVGAVLRYLVGIYVYSSSVFPVATLVTNLIGSFLLAIFTTVLVERWSLSPMVKTAIGTGMIGSFTTFSTLSVETVALFEGGRTGLAFLYIALSIFGGLFMSRIGFRLAEKEGAQ, from the coding sequence ATGATCTATGTATGGGTCGGTGTGGCCGGTGCCGTCGGGGCGGTTCTTCGGTATCTCGTGGGCATATATGTGTATAGCAGCAGCGTCTTTCCGGTTGCCACGTTGGTCACCAACCTGATCGGAAGTTTCCTGCTCGCGATCTTCACGACAGTGCTCGTGGAGAGGTGGTCCTTGTCACCTATGGTGAAGACAGCCATCGGGACGGGGATGATCGGATCCTTCACCACGTTCTCGACGTTGAGTGTGGAAACCGTCGCCCTTTTTGAAGGCGGACGGACGGGCTTGGCCTTCCTTTATATTGCCCTCAGTATCTTCGGCGGACTGTTCATGAGTAGGATCGGCTTCCGCCTCGCAGAGAAAGAAGGTGCGCAATGA
- a CDS encoding fluoride efflux transporter FluC, translating to MSLLSLLLVGAGGFIGAIARFATTQAINKKSSSTVPVSTLTVNILGSFILGLLTGSTAGHALMLFFGTGMMGAFTTFSTFKLEGVQLHLKKEKRAFLYYNVCCYAGGILSAYIGLMLGRLL from the coding sequence ATGAGCCTCTTATCCCTTCTGCTCGTCGGTGCAGGCGGCTTTATCGGAGCCATTGCCCGGTTTGCGACCACGCAGGCCATCAATAAAAAAAGCTCGTCCACCGTTCCCGTTTCCACCCTGACGGTCAATATCCTCGGTTCGTTCATCCTCGGATTACTGACGGGGAGTACGGCGGGGCACGCCCTGATGCTGTTCTTCGGGACAGGGATGATGGGGGCGTTCACGACCTTTTCCACGTTCAAACTTGAAGGGGTTCAGCTTCATCTCAAGAAGGAGAAGAGGGCATTTCTCTACTATAATGTCTGCTGCTATGCCGGCGGGATCCTGAGTGCCTACATCGGATTGATGCTGGGTCGCCTTTTATAA
- a CDS encoding permease — MIGISIATKWEFEATLSHFSVKDGERFAYPYGEYFMRTINGRELVFYSTGVRKVNGVGANQYMMSAFGLTKVIVAGTCAGIDERFRPLDIFVPGQAVQYDCTVKEIEPFIKQSFIVHIDLSPYGNDFNRGTIGTADKAVVMWKDYVELKEHNITIADTEAGAIAYICKKNQVECIIIKGISDFAMKESNEDTFESNSEQMTTYIENTPKVMEKIFREYLMRFI; from the coding sequence ATGATCGGTATAAGTATCGCGACGAAGTGGGAGTTTGAAGCGACGCTGAGTCACTTTAGCGTCAAAGATGGCGAACGTTTTGCCTATCCCTACGGGGAGTATTTCATGAGGACAATCAATGGGCGAGAGCTTGTTTTCTACAGTACCGGCGTCAGGAAGGTAAACGGGGTCGGAGCGAATCAGTATATGATGTCTGCTTTTGGGTTGACGAAAGTGATCGTCGCCGGGACATGTGCAGGGATAGATGAACGGTTCCGTCCCTTGGATATTTTTGTGCCGGGTCAAGCCGTGCAATATGACTGCACCGTTAAGGAAATTGAGCCTTTTATCAAGCAATCTTTCATCGTCCATATCGATCTATCACCTTACGGAAATGATTTTAATAGGGGAACGATCGGCACGGCAGATAAGGCCGTGGTGATGTGGAAGGATTATGTTGAGCTTAAGGAACATAACATCACGATCGCTGATACAGAAGCAGGGGCGATTGCGTACATCTGTAAGAAGAATCAAGTGGAGTGCATCATCATAAAAGGTATATCTGATTTTGCGATGAAGGAGAGCAACGAGGACACATTCGAATCCAACAGTGAGCAGATGACGACTTATATCGAGAACACCCCCAAGGTAATGGAGAAAATATTCAGAGAGTATTTGATGAGATTTATTTGA
- a CDS encoding GNAT family N-acetyltransferase, with protein sequence MIQYLGTPVLETERMILRKLELSDAQCVFDHWLSDDRVMDNLIKGAHKSVSETIERVKEIVKNYESQEFCYWGMELKTSGELIGAIDLFHFDGLTDNCEVGYSIGYKWWNKGYGTEALKAVIDFGFRRMNVHKISAAHNLDNPASGKIMLKNGMEQEGTIKHMIRNAKHQYKDCALYGLLQEEYRKKEK encoded by the coding sequence ATGATACAATATCTCGGTACGCCGGTACTGGAAACGGAACGGATGATTTTAAGGAAGCTCGAGCTCTCGGACGCACAGTGTGTATTCGATCATTGGCTTAGCGATGATCGGGTAATGGACAATCTCATAAAAGGTGCCCATAAGTCTGTATCGGAGACCATTGAGAGGGTAAAAGAAATCGTGAAGAACTATGAGTCACAGGAGTTCTGTTATTGGGGGATGGAACTGAAAACGAGCGGTGAATTGATAGGAGCAATCGATCTTTTTCATTTCGATGGTCTGACGGATAATTGTGAGGTCGGCTATTCTATCGGTTACAAATGGTGGAACAAGGGATATGGGACTGAAGCCCTTAAAGCGGTCATCGATTTTGGTTTTAGAAGGATGAACGTTCATAAGATCTCAGCCGCACATAACTTGGATAACCCTGCTTCGGGGAAGATTATGCTCAAGAATGGAATGGAGCAAGAAGGTACGATTAAACATATGATCCGGAATGCTAAACATCAGTATAAAGATTGTGCTCTTTATGGGCTTCTGCAGGAAGAGTATAGGAAGAAGGAAAAGTGA
- a CDS encoding GNAT family N-acetyltransferase has protein sequence MNPTDDLYKLDLSYLGAFSARLDTPWGALFYNENQPRYYDANHAHVIRECHDPQVMVAKVVSFYQKKNLVPRLYIHELHLQQPLLVELEKNQFQYEEFVSPVQLWNNQMARVADKQGVTIEEVTEENVQEAIDVENTIKEFGSKDTITKVFEEQFAHPSFSYFLLRLNGEVCSTACLFQDGPDARLESVVTLEAHRGKGLIGHLIRFIQEESTRRGMANLWVLPINEAVEKVYARYGFTTVERMRSGHAFLSGKSIKDIREGHS, from the coding sequence ATGAACCCAACCGATGATCTATACAAACTCGACCTCTCCTACCTCGGGGCATTCTCCGCCCGCCTCGATACTCCGTGGGGAGCCCTCTTTTATAACGAAAATCAGCCCCGCTACTACGATGCCAATCATGCCCACGTCATCCGGGAGTGCCATGATCCACAAGTAATGGTCGCGAAAGTGGTGTCTTTTTATCAGAAAAAGAACCTCGTACCGCGCCTATACATCCATGAGCTCCATCTTCAACAACCGTTGCTGGTCGAATTAGAAAAGAACCAATTCCAGTATGAAGAATTCGTCAGCCCCGTCCAGCTATGGAACAATCAGATGGCGAGAGTGGCCGACAAGCAAGGGGTGACCATTGAAGAAGTGACCGAGGAAAATGTCCAAGAAGCCATCGATGTGGAAAACACCATCAAGGAATTCGGCAGCAAGGACACCATCACAAAGGTCTTCGAAGAGCAATTTGCCCACCCCTCGTTCAGCTACTTTCTCCTCAGGCTCAATGGTGAAGTGTGCTCCACGGCCTGTCTGTTTCAAGATGGTCCGGATGCGCGCCTTGAAAGCGTCGTGACTCTTGAAGCTCACCGGGGAAAGGGATTGATCGGTCACCTCATCCGCTTCATCCAGGAAGAATCAACGCGCAGGGGCATGGCCAACCTATGGGTCCTTCCGATCAATGAAGCCGTGGAGAAGGTGTATGCGCGCTACGGGTTCACCACCGTCGAAAGGATGCGGAGCGGGCATGCCTTTCTTTCCGGCAAGAGTATCAAGGACATACGGGAAGGTCATTCATGA
- a CDS encoding histidine phosphatase family protein: MTTIGLIRHGITEWNLLGKAQGISDIPLNETGREQAERLGERLAGEEAWDLIIASDLCRASETADIIGSKIGLSLHHTDETIREVNCGEAEGMTEEQRLEKWGKEWRSRALGMEKHEDVASRGVRFLEGVVHKYEGKRVLVVSHGALIGLTLKRLMPDTFQQTNMENTSITVLHHHEDRWDCSLYNCSKHLI, encoded by the coding sequence ATGACAACAATCGGACTGATCAGACATGGCATCACAGAGTGGAATCTCTTGGGGAAGGCTCAGGGAATCAGCGACATTCCTCTGAATGAAACAGGTAGGGAACAGGCGGAGAGACTGGGTGAGAGGTTAGCCGGCGAGGAGGCGTGGGATCTGATCATCGCAAGTGATCTATGCCGGGCAAGTGAAACGGCCGACATCATAGGGAGTAAGATCGGGCTGTCCCTTCATCATACGGATGAAACGATCAGGGAAGTGAACTGCGGGGAAGCGGAAGGCATGACGGAAGAGCAGCGCCTTGAAAAGTGGGGGAAGGAATGGCGCAGCAGGGCTCTTGGGATGGAGAAGCATGAGGACGTAGCGAGCAGGGGCGTGAGGTTCCTGGAAGGCGTGGTGCACAAATATGAAGGCAAGAGGGTGTTGGTGGTGAGCCACGGGGCGTTGATCGGTTTAACGTTGAAGCGATTGATGCCCGATACTTTCCAACAGACGAATATGGAGAATACGTCCATCACGGTATTGCATCATCACGAGGATCGGTGGGACTGTTCCCTCTACAATTGTTCCAAGCACTTGATCTAA
- a CDS encoding maltose acetyltransferase domain-containing protein, whose amino-acid sequence MKTEKEKMLAGENYNPADPELVAGRTHAREQIHDFNHSPVADLDKRTSIIRELFGETGDQFFIEPSFRCDYGSNIYVGENFYANFDCVLLDVCDIRIGENCFIAPGVHIYTATHPIDPHERNSGIESGKPVTIGDNVWIGGRAIINPGVTIGDNVVIGSGTVVTKDIPDNVVVGGNPAKVIKWVNNKG is encoded by the coding sequence ATGAAGACCGAAAAAGAAAAGATGCTTGCAGGAGAGAACTACAATCCCGCCGATCCCGAACTCGTGGCAGGAAGAACCCATGCCCGTGAACAGATCCATGACTTCAATCATTCACCGGTCGCAGACCTCGACAAGCGCACATCCATCATCCGCGAACTATTCGGTGAGACCGGAGACCAGTTCTTCATCGAACCGAGCTTCCGCTGTGACTATGGCTCCAATATATACGTCGGGGAGAACTTCTACGCGAACTTTGACTGCGTCCTCCTTGATGTATGCGATATCCGCATCGGTGAAAACTGCTTCATCGCACCTGGCGTACACATCTACACCGCCACCCATCCGATCGATCCCCATGAGCGGAACAGCGGCATCGAGTCAGGCAAACCCGTCACCATTGGTGACAACGTCTGGATCGGCGGCCGTGCCATCATCAACCCCGGTGTCACGATCGGCGACAATGTTGTCATCGGATCAGGGACAGTGGTGACAAAGGATATCCCTGATAACGTCGTAGTCGGTGGGAATCCTGCCAAGGTCATCAAGTGGGTCAACAACAAAGGGTGA
- a CDS encoding right-handed parallel beta-helix repeat-containing protein: MKQILSIAIILCCFLPLHTEAAGPSTLFVSPDGDDSHAGTKEQPFKTLKKASELAVPGTTIYLREGTYPERLDIKHSGTKQEPIRFTHYEDEVPVISGETAPADGGLITIRGKSYITIQGLDVGGLSTDQEEPTPSGILVEGNGTGIRILDNRIHDITTTHPNGNAHGIAFYGTEAPEPLQDIEISGNTLEDLTLGFSEAMTLNGNVKDFLINGNTIRNVDNIGIDVIGFEGIAPIEQYDQAREGIIRDNHVYNVSSHSNPAYHEEYSAGGIYVDGGKDVVIEHNISHHNDLGIEIASEHPGKQTTRVQIAWNQVYGNRYTGISIGGYDLKRGGTTHTRISHNLLYGNDTMGMDGGQLLMQYHATQNLVENNIMIPTDSGLFLASLHPSNRNNQLIGNVYGNHSSESDHWIWNGQDITHPPFIPGVIHN, translated from the coding sequence ATGAAACAGATCCTCAGTATCGCCATCATCCTATGTTGCTTCCTACCTCTTCACACGGAAGCAGCCGGACCGTCCACTTTGTTCGTCTCCCCTGATGGAGATGACAGCCATGCCGGGACAAAGGAACAGCCCTTCAAGACGCTGAAAAAAGCAAGCGAACTGGCCGTACCGGGTACCACAATCTACCTGAGGGAAGGCACGTATCCTGAACGGCTGGACATCAAGCATTCCGGGACAAAGCAAGAACCGATCCGCTTCACCCACTATGAAGATGAGGTCCCGGTGATCAGCGGGGAGACTGCACCTGCAGATGGTGGCCTCATCACCATCCGCGGTAAAAGCTATATCACGATCCAAGGACTCGATGTGGGAGGCCTCTCCACCGATCAAGAGGAACCCACCCCGTCCGGTATTTTAGTAGAAGGAAACGGGACAGGCATCCGGATCCTTGATAATCGGATCCATGATATCACCACCACCCATCCGAACGGCAACGCCCACGGCATCGCCTTCTACGGCACAGAGGCACCTGAACCGCTCCAGGATATCGAGATCTCCGGCAATACCCTCGAAGACCTGACCCTCGGATTCAGTGAAGCGATGACGTTGAACGGCAACGTGAAGGATTTCCTCATCAACGGGAATACGATCCGGAATGTAGATAACATCGGCATCGATGTCATCGGCTTTGAAGGGATCGCCCCGATTGAGCAATACGATCAGGCGCGCGAAGGCATCATCCGTGACAATCATGTGTATAACGTCAGCAGCCATTCCAACCCTGCCTACCATGAAGAATACTCCGCCGGAGGCATCTATGTGGACGGAGGGAAGGACGTAGTCATCGAGCACAACATTTCCCACCATAACGACCTTGGAATCGAGATTGCCAGTGAGCATCCCGGCAAACAAACGACGCGGGTCCAGATTGCCTGGAACCAAGTTTACGGGAACCGCTACACGGGTATTTCAATCGGGGGTTACGATTTGAAACGGGGTGGCACCACGCACACCCGCATTTCCCATAACCTCCTTTACGGGAATGACACCATGGGCATGGACGGGGGACAGCTGCTCATGCAGTATCATGCCACTCAGAATCTGGTGGAAAACAACATCATGATCCCCACCGATAGCGGCTTGTTCCTGGCAAGCCTCCACCCGTCCAACCGGAACAATCAGCTGATCGGGAATGTGTACGGAAACCACAGCAGTGAGTCCGATCACTGGATCTGGAATGGACAAGACATCACACATCCGCCCTTCATTCCCGGTGTGATCCACAACTAA
- a CDS encoding GNAT family N-acetyltransferase — MKIRLLEEKDNKAMAAIIRDILEANHLDIPGTAYFDPYLDDLSCYYSEQPDACYWVAVNEQDQILGGVGIAPFDRQQRICELQKLYVSPEARGLGVAKSLMNTALAFASDHFDHCYLETMEQLKAANSLYDRLGFSKRTEPLDGSEHGTMDTWYIKQL; from the coding sequence ATGAAGATTCGATTATTGGAAGAGAAAGACAACAAAGCAATGGCAGCGATCATCCGCGACATCCTGGAAGCCAATCATCTCGACATCCCCGGAACAGCGTACTTCGATCCTTATCTGGACGACCTATCATGCTACTATAGTGAACAGCCCGATGCCTGTTACTGGGTAGCGGTGAACGAGCAGGACCAGATCCTGGGAGGGGTCGGCATCGCCCCGTTCGATAGGCAACAACGGATCTGTGAGCTGCAGAAGCTTTATGTGTCACCGGAAGCCAGGGGGCTTGGGGTGGCCAAATCGCTCATGAACACGGCCCTTGCATTCGCCTCGGACCACTTTGATCACTGCTACCTCGAAACGATGGAGCAGCTAAAGGCAGCCAACTCCCTGTACGATCGATTGGGCTTCAGCAAGCGGACAGAACCCTTGGATGGATCCGAACATGGAACCATGGATACGTGGTACATCAAACAACTCTGA
- a CDS encoding DUF3221 domain-containing protein has translation MNRVYILLTALLFFILLFYAGELSQKAKINHGAMTMQGVLVMGDGQIYLVGDEGVSKEEVEGVSINEVIGRYGSVAKLDIQNLSFFKRLQTGDRVKIWYTEVQESFPSKIQVLKLEVR, from the coding sequence TTGAACAGGGTTTATATACTTCTCACAGCTCTCCTTTTTTTCATTCTGCTTTTTTATGCAGGCGAGTTGAGTCAGAAGGCTAAGATCAACCATGGGGCCATGACAATGCAAGGGGTGCTGGTCATGGGTGATGGGCAAATCTACCTCGTGGGCGATGAGGGTGTGTCAAAAGAAGAAGTGGAGGGCGTATCAATCAATGAGGTGATTGGACGATACGGCTCTGTCGCTAAACTGGATATTCAAAATCTCTCTTTTTTTAAACGGCTTCAAACGGGGGACCGGGTGAAGATCTGGTACACCGAGGTACAAGAATCGTTTCCCTCAAAGATCCAGGTGCTGAAACTTGAAGTGCGATGA
- a CDS encoding LysE family translocator, with protein MITFLLMTLFVVMSPGVDTALITKRTISGSKKDGIWMAIGISLGSLGHTIAVTCGLSALLFQSAWAFQTLKWVGALYLIYLGIQSLWVRKHTEEGAQVEAKRSPLTQGLLSNLLNPKVLIFFLTFLPQFVTDTDRAMASFLLMGLTYTLLSLIWFILYVICLHCIREWLLSPIVQRWMEGATGVVLILFGIKLLFTQGG; from the coding sequence ATGATCACATTCTTATTGATGACCCTGTTCGTCGTCATGAGCCCAGGCGTCGACACGGCCCTGATCACGAAAAGAACCATTTCCGGAAGTAAAAAAGACGGAATCTGGATGGCCATCGGGATTTCACTCGGTTCCCTCGGTCATACGATCGCCGTCACGTGCGGGTTATCGGCCCTGCTCTTCCAATCAGCCTGGGCGTTCCAGACGTTGAAATGGGTGGGCGCCCTCTATTTGATCTACTTGGGGATCCAGTCCCTATGGGTGAGGAAACATACGGAGGAAGGGGCACAGGTGGAAGCAAAGCGCTCTCCCCTTACTCAAGGGCTACTCTCCAATCTCCTGAACCCGAAAGTCCTGATCTTCTTTCTCACGTTCCTGCCCCAATTCGTGACAGACACCGACCGGGCGATGGCATCGTTTCTCCTTATGGGGCTCACCTATACACTGCTCTCCTTGATCTGGTTCATCCTTTACGTCATCTGCCTTCATTGCATCCGTGAATGGCTCCTATCACCGATCGTCCAACGGTGGATGGAGGGTGCGACCGGTGTGGTGCTGATCCTGTTCGGCATCAAGCTGTTATTCACCCAGGGAGGATGA
- a CDS encoding helix-turn-helix domain-containing protein produces MEQDELAKKITQLRKEAGRTQTQLAQDAGLTTSMLNQIEKGKATPSIQSLKSIAKALDTPVFTFLMEQHDASELIVRKEERKQMMIDGIHYELVSPDFTSTLVTAIMRLSAGAASSDSPLSHRGEEVAFVMQGPIELTLEGTTHILQAGDSVKIPPFAEHMYRNHSQAEVSILFSVTPPAF; encoded by the coding sequence ATGGAACAAGATGAACTAGCAAAGAAGATCACCCAGCTCAGAAAAGAAGCGGGCAGGACGCAAACCCAGCTCGCTCAGGACGCCGGGCTCACGACATCCATGCTCAATCAGATTGAAAAGGGGAAGGCAACGCCGTCCATCCAGTCGCTGAAGTCCATCGCTAAAGCCCTTGATACCCCGGTGTTCACCTTCCTCATGGAGCAACATGATGCAAGCGAGCTGATTGTAAGGAAAGAAGAACGGAAGCAGATGATGATCGACGGGATCCACTACGAACTGGTGTCGCCGGACTTCACCAGCACATTGGTCACGGCCATCATGAGGCTATCCGCAGGGGCAGCATCTTCTGACTCCCCTCTTTCCCATAGGGGGGAAGAAGTGGCGTTTGTCATGCAGGGACCGATCGAGCTGACGCTGGAAGGAACCACCCATATCCTTCAGGCAGGGGACAGCGTGAAGATCCCTCCTTTTGCCGAGCATATGTACCGAAATCATTCTCAAGCAGAAGTGAGTATCCTTTTTTCTGTCACGCCTCCAGCGTTTTAA